From the Hevea brasiliensis isolate MT/VB/25A 57/8 chromosome 15, ASM3005281v1, whole genome shotgun sequence genome, one window contains:
- the LOC110669415 gene encoding uncharacterized protein LOC110669415 isoform X1, with amino-acid sequence MAGGSEKKSSEDANDLQTFNAENLQSNMKVIYYSRTFLSIIGGVIAGILGFTGLTGFIFYFLIMAITSIGLIAKAKFSVHSYFDSWNRIILDGFFGGLMVFVTCWMEGKAVLLLLLVTPKFTSH; translated from the exons ATGGCTGGTGGATCCGAGAAGAAATCAAGTGAAGATGCTAATGATTTGCAAACTTTCAATGCTGAAAATTTGCAAAGTAACATGAAAGTCATATATTACAG CCGGACATTTTTGTCTATCATTGGTGGGGTGATTGCTGGAATTTTGGGATTCACGGGTTTGACtggatttattttttatttccttATCATGGCAATCACTTCCATAGGACTCATAGCCAAAGCAAAGTTTTCTGTTCATTCATACTTTGACTCTTGGAACCGGATTATACTTGATGGCTTTTTTGGTGGGCTTATG GTATTTGTTACGTGTTGGATGGAAGGAAAGGCAGTGTTGCTGCTGCTGCTTGTGACCCCCAAGTTTACATCACACTGA
- the LOC110669415 gene encoding uncharacterized protein LOC110669415 isoform X2 gives MAGGSEKKSSEDANDLQTFNAENLQSNMKVIYYSRTFLSIIGGVIAGILGFTGLTGFIFYFLIMAITSIGLIAKAKFSVHSYFDSWNRIILDGFFGGLMSFVLFWTFAYDIVHIF, from the exons ATGGCTGGTGGATCCGAGAAGAAATCAAGTGAAGATGCTAATGATTTGCAAACTTTCAATGCTGAAAATTTGCAAAGTAACATGAAAGTCATATATTACAG CCGGACATTTTTGTCTATCATTGGTGGGGTGATTGCTGGAATTTTGGGATTCACGGGTTTGACtggatttattttttatttccttATCATGGCAATCACTTCCATAGGACTCATAGCCAAAGCAAAGTTTTCTGTTCATTCATACTTTGACTCTTGGAACCGGATTATACTTGATGGCTTTTTTGGTGGGCTTATG TCGTTCGTGCTATTCTGGAC ATTTGCCTATGATATCGTGCATATATTCTGA
- the LOC110669426 gene encoding desiccation-related protein PCC13-62-like, whose amino-acid sequence MALSPFTTIATIVASLILLLTSVSSYSFPLVIRDDDEHSIPENDIDLLEFPLNLEYLGAEFFLHASMGHGLDRYAPSLASGGPRPLGAKKANLDPRPLGAKKANLDPFIRDVIEQFAWQDVGHLRAIKKTVEGFPRPLLDLRTESFAKVMDKAFRIYWNKPKTPRLCFQAACCRPSGSEVWPRCGNSRITL is encoded by the exons ATGGCATTGTCCCCTTTTACCACCATAGCCACCATTGTTGCCTCTCTAATCCTACTCCTCACCTCAGTCTCTTCTTATTCTTTTCCACTTGTCATTAGAGATGATGATGAGCACTCCATCCCAGAAAACGATATTGATCTTCTTGAATTTCCTTTAAATTTAGAGTATCTTGGGGCCGAGTTCTTCCTGCATGCCTCAATGGGCCATGGATTGGATAGATATGCTCCATCTTTAGCCTCAGGAGGTCCAAGACCCCTGGGTGCTAAGAAGGCCAATCTTGACCCAAGACCCCTGGGTGCTAAGAAGGCCAATCTTGACCCGTTCATTAGAGATGTTATCGAGCAATTCGCGTGGCAAGATGTAGGACATTTGAG GGCAATTAAGAAGACGGTAGAGGGATTTCCCAGGCCGTTGCTAGATTTGAGGACAGAATCATTTGCAAAAGTTATGGACAAGGCATTTAG GATATATTGGAACAAACCAAAGACTCCAAGGCTCTGCTTCCAAGCAG CTTGTTGCAGGCCTTCTGGCAGTGAAGTCTGGCCAAGATGCGGTAATTCGAGGATTACTTTATGA
- the LOC110669421 gene encoding uncharacterized protein LOC110669421 — protein MHPTVPTPNLQLLPKLHRGREISAVTRDMKARAEVYYGDESCREKFMLLLSEIGLPNGLLTIGEIEECGYVKDTGFVWLRHKKKRDYYKFENVEICYDTEVTAYFERKKIKNLTGVKAKEFLIWITLSEIYVNDNNRAASITFKTPAGLSKSFPLSVFKFEAIVAQGEVKEVEGGEIN, from the coding sequence ATGCACCCAACAGTCCCAACACCAAACCTGCAGCTGCTTCCAAAGCTTCACCGAGGCAGGGAGATTTCCGCGGTGACACGGGACATGAAAGCCAGGGCTGAGGTTTATTATGGAGACGAGAGTTGTAGAGAAAAGTTTATGTTGCTGCTGAGCGAAATAGGTCTGCCAAATGGTCTCTTAACAATAGGAGAGATAGAGGAATGTGGGTATGTTAAGGATACTGGCTTTGTTTGGCTCAGGCACAAAAAGAAGAGAGATTACTATAAGTTTGAGAATGTAGAAATCTGTTATGACACCGAAGTCACTGCATATTTTGAACGAAAGAAGATCAAGAATCTGACTGGTGTTAAAGCCAAGGAGTTCTTGATTTGGATTACCTTGAGCGAGATTTATGTCAATGATAACAACCGTGCTGCTTCGATTACCTTCAAGACGCCAGCAGGTCTGTCCAAATCGTTTCCGTTATCAGTCTTCAAATTTGAAGCTATTGTGGCCCAAGGGGAGGTGAAGGAAGTTGAAGgaggtgaaattaattaa